In a genomic window of Nomascus leucogenys isolate Asia chromosome 4, Asia_NLE_v1, whole genome shotgun sequence:
- the LOC100588435 gene encoding cytochrome b ascorbate-dependent protein 3 — translation MASGWFYLSCLLLGSLGSMCILFTIYWMQYWRGGFAWNGSIYMFNWHPVLMVAGMVVFYGGASLVYRLPQSWVGPKLPWKLLHAALHLMAFVLTVVGLVAVFTFHNHGRIANLYSLHSWLGITTVFLFACQWFLGFAVFLLPWASMWLRSLLKPIHVFFGAAILSLSITSVISGINEKLFFSLKNTTRPYHSLPSEAVFANSTGMLVVAFGLLVLYILLASSWKRPEPGILTDRQPLLHDGE, via the exons ATGGCGTCGGGATGGTTCTACCTGTCCTGCCTGCTGCTGGGGTCCCTGGGCTCCATGTGCATCCTCTTTACTATCTACTGGATGCAGTACTGGCGTGGTGGCTTTGCCTGGAATGGCAGCATCTACATGTTCAACTGGCACCCAGTGCTTATGGTTGCTGGCATGGTGGTATTCTACGGAGGTG CATCGCTGGTGTACCGCCTGCCCCAGTCGTGGGTGGGGCCCAAACTGCCCTGGAAACTCCTCCATGCAGCACTGCACCTGATGGCCTTCGTCCTCACTGTTGTGGGGCTGGTTGCTGTCTTTACGTTTCATAACCATGGAAGGATTGCCAACCTCTACTCCCTGCACAGCTGGCTGGGCATCACCACTGTCTTCCTCTTCGCCTGCCAG TGGTTCCTGGGCTTTGctgtcttcctcctgccctgggcGTCCATGTGGCTGCGCAGCCTCCTAAAACCTATCCACGTCTTTTTTGGAGCCGCCATCCTCTCCCTGTCCATCACATCCGTCATTTCCGGCATTAATGAGAAGCTTTTCTTCAGTTT GAAAAACACCACCAGGCCATACCACAGCCTGCCCAGTGAGGCGGTCTTTGCCAACAGCACCGGGATGCTGGTGGTGGCCTTTGGGCTGCTGGTGCTCTACATCCTTCTGGCTTCATCTTGGAAGCGCCCAGAGCCGGGGATCCTGACCGACAGACAG CCCTTGCTGCATGATGGGGAGTGA
- the TKFC gene encoding triokinase/FMN cyclase isoform X4 — MTSKKLVNSVAGCADDALAGLVACNPNLQLLQGHRVALRSDLDSLRGRVALLSGGGSGHEPAHAGFIGKGMLTGVIAGAVFTSPAVGSILAAIRAVAQAGTVGTLLIVKNYTGDRLNFGLAREQARAEGIPVEMVVIGDDSAFTVLKKAGRRGLCGTVLIHKVAGALAEAGVGLEEITKQVNVVAKAMGTLGVSLSSCSVPGSKPTFELSADEVELGLGIHGEAGVRRIKMATADEIVKLMLDHMTNTTNASHVPVQPGSSVVMMVNNLGGLSFLELGIIADATVRSLEGRGVKIARALVGTFMSALEMPGISLTLLLVDEPLLKLIDAETTVAAWPNVAAVSITGRKRSRVAPAEPQEAPDSTAAGGSASKRMALVLERVCSTLLGLEEHLNALDRAAGDGDCGTTHSRAARAIREWLKEGPPPASPAQLLSKLSVLLLEKMGGSSGALYGLFLTAAAQPLKAKTSLPAWSAAMDAGLEAMQKYGKAAPGDRTMLDSLWAAGQELQAWKSPGADLLQVLTKAVKIRSGPNPKSSPPLGESCDHRVYLLKTLFPPLHLRVGDPTALTN, encoded by the exons ATG ACCTCCAAGAAGCTGGTGAACTCGGTGGCTGGCTGTGCTGATGACGCTCTTGCTGGCCTGGTGGCCTGCAACCCCAACCTGCAGCTCCTGCAGGGCCACCGCGTGGCCCTCCGTTCTGACCTGGACAGCCTCAGGGGCCGGGTGGCACTGCTGTCGGGTGGGGGCTCTGGCCATGAGCCTGCCCATGCTG GTTTCATAGGGAAGGGGATGCTGACTGGGGTCATCGCGGGAGCCGTGTTCACCTCCCCGGCAGTGGGCAGCATCCTGGCAGCTATCAGGGCAGTGGCCCAGGCCGGCACAG TGGGGACACTCCTCATCGTGAAGAACTACACTGGGGATCGGCTCAACTTCGGCCTGGCCCGGGAGCAAGCCCGGGCTGAAGGCATCCCGGTGGAGATGGTGGTGATTGGGGACGACAGCGCCTTCACTGTCCTGAAGAAGGCAGGCCGGCGGGGGCTGTGCGGCACGGTGCTTATACACAAG GTGGCAGGTGCTCTGGCTGAGGCAGGTGTGGGGCTGGAGGAGATCACAAAGCAGGTGAACGTGGTCGCCAAGGCCATGG GTACCCTGGGGGTGAGCTTATCCTCCTGCAGCGTCCCTGGTTCCAAACCCACCTTTGAGCTCTCAGCCGACGAGGTGGAGCTGGGCCTGG GGATCCACGGGGAAGCTGGTGTGCGCCGGATAAAG ATGGCAACCGCCGATGAGATTGTGAAACTCATGCTCGACCACATGACAAACACCACCAATGCGTCCCATGTGCCTGTGCAGCCCG GCTCCTCAGTTGTGATGATGGTCAACAACCTGGGTGGCCTGTCATTCCTGGAACTGGGCATCATAGCCGACGCTACCGTCCGCTCTCTGG AGGGCCGCGGGGTGAAGATTGCCCGTGCCCTGGTGGGCACCTTCATGTCAGCACTGGAGATGCCTGGCATTTCTCTCACCCTCCTGCTGGTGGATGAGCCTCTCCTGAAACTGATAG ATGCTGAAACCACTGTAGCAGCCTGGCCTAACGTGGCTGCAGTCTCCATTACTGGGCGGAAGCGGAGCCGGGTAGCCCCTGCCGAGCCCCAGGAGGCCCCTGATTCCACTGCTGCAGGAG GCTCAGCCTCGAAGCGGATGGCACTGGTGCTGGAACGGGTGTGCAGCACCCTCCTGGGCCTGGAGGAACACCTGAATGCTCTGGACCGGGCTGCTGGCGACGGCGACTGTGGCACCACCCATAGCCGTGCAGCCAGAG CGATCCGGGAGTGGCTGAAGGAGGGCCCACCCCCTGCCAGCCCTGCCCAGCTTCTCTCCAAGTTGTCTGTCCTGCTCCTGGAGAAGATGGGAGGCTCATCTGGGGCG CTCTACGGCCTGTTCCTGACTGCGGCTGCCCAGCCCCTCAAGGCCAAGACCAGCCTCCCAGCCTGGTCTGCTGCCATGGATGCCGGCCTGGAAGCCATGCAGAA GTATGGAAAGGCTGCCCCAGGGGACAGGACTATG CTGGATTCTCTGTGGGCAGCAGGGCAGGAGCTCCAAGCCTGGAAGAGCCCAGGAGCTGATCTGTTGCAAGTCCTGACCAAAGCAGTCAAG ATCAGGAGTGGACCCAACCCCAAAAGCTCTCCTCCCTTGGGTGAGTCCTGTGATCACAGGGTATATCTTTTGAAGACCCTATTCCCTCCTCTTCACCTTAGAGTTGGGGACCCCACTGCACTCACAAACTGA
- the TKFC gene encoding triokinase/FMN cyclase isoform X3: protein MTSKKLVNSVAGCADDALAGLVACNPNLQLLQGHRVALRSDLDSLRGRVALLSGGGSGHEPAHAGFIGKGMLTGVIAGAVFTSPAVGSILAAIRAVAQAGTVGTLLIVKNYTGDRLNFGLAREQARAEGIPVEMVVIGDDSAFTVLKKAGRRGLCGTVLIHKVAGALAEAGVGLEEITKQVNVVAKAMGTLGVSLSSCSVPGSKPTFELSADEVELGLGIHGEAGVRRIKMATADEIVKLMLDHMTNTTNASHVPVQPGSSVVMMVNNLGGLSFLELGIIADATVRSLEGRGVKIARALVGTFMSALEMPGISLTLLLVDEPLLKLIDAETTVAAWPNVAAVSITGRKRSRVAPAEPQEAPDSTAAGGSASKRMALVLERVCSTLLGLEEHLNALDRAAGDGDCGTTHSRAARAIREWLKEGPPPASPAQLLSKLSVLLLEKMGGSSGALYGLFLTAAAQPLKAKTSLPAWSAAMDAGLEAMQKYGKAAPGDRTMLDSLWAAGQELQAWKSPGADLLQVLTKAVKSAEAAAEATKNMEAGAGRASYISSARLEQPDPGAVAAAAILRAILEVLQS, encoded by the exons ATG ACCTCCAAGAAGCTGGTGAACTCGGTGGCTGGCTGTGCTGATGACGCTCTTGCTGGCCTGGTGGCCTGCAACCCCAACCTGCAGCTCCTGCAGGGCCACCGCGTGGCCCTCCGTTCTGACCTGGACAGCCTCAGGGGCCGGGTGGCACTGCTGTCGGGTGGGGGCTCTGGCCATGAGCCTGCCCATGCTG GTTTCATAGGGAAGGGGATGCTGACTGGGGTCATCGCGGGAGCCGTGTTCACCTCCCCGGCAGTGGGCAGCATCCTGGCAGCTATCAGGGCAGTGGCCCAGGCCGGCACAG TGGGGACACTCCTCATCGTGAAGAACTACACTGGGGATCGGCTCAACTTCGGCCTGGCCCGGGAGCAAGCCCGGGCTGAAGGCATCCCGGTGGAGATGGTGGTGATTGGGGACGACAGCGCCTTCACTGTCCTGAAGAAGGCAGGCCGGCGGGGGCTGTGCGGCACGGTGCTTATACACAAG GTGGCAGGTGCTCTGGCTGAGGCAGGTGTGGGGCTGGAGGAGATCACAAAGCAGGTGAACGTGGTCGCCAAGGCCATGG GTACCCTGGGGGTGAGCTTATCCTCCTGCAGCGTCCCTGGTTCCAAACCCACCTTTGAGCTCTCAGCCGACGAGGTGGAGCTGGGCCTGG GGATCCACGGGGAAGCTGGTGTGCGCCGGATAAAG ATGGCAACCGCCGATGAGATTGTGAAACTCATGCTCGACCACATGACAAACACCACCAATGCGTCCCATGTGCCTGTGCAGCCCG GCTCCTCAGTTGTGATGATGGTCAACAACCTGGGTGGCCTGTCATTCCTGGAACTGGGCATCATAGCCGACGCTACCGTCCGCTCTCTGG AGGGCCGCGGGGTGAAGATTGCCCGTGCCCTGGTGGGCACCTTCATGTCAGCACTGGAGATGCCTGGCATTTCTCTCACCCTCCTGCTGGTGGATGAGCCTCTCCTGAAACTGATAG ATGCTGAAACCACTGTAGCAGCCTGGCCTAACGTGGCTGCAGTCTCCATTACTGGGCGGAAGCGGAGCCGGGTAGCCCCTGCCGAGCCCCAGGAGGCCCCTGATTCCACTGCTGCAGGAG GCTCAGCCTCGAAGCGGATGGCACTGGTGCTGGAACGGGTGTGCAGCACCCTCCTGGGCCTGGAGGAACACCTGAATGCTCTGGACCGGGCTGCTGGCGACGGCGACTGTGGCACCACCCATAGCCGTGCAGCCAGAG CGATCCGGGAGTGGCTGAAGGAGGGCCCACCCCCTGCCAGCCCTGCCCAGCTTCTCTCCAAGTTGTCTGTCCTGCTCCTGGAGAAGATGGGAGGCTCATCTGGGGCG CTCTACGGCCTGTTCCTGACTGCGGCTGCCCAGCCCCTCAAGGCCAAGACCAGCCTCCCAGCCTGGTCTGCTGCCATGGATGCCGGCCTGGAAGCCATGCAGAA GTATGGAAAGGCTGCCCCAGGGGACAGGACTATG CTGGATTCTCTGTGGGCAGCAGGGCAGGAGCTCCAAGCCTGGAAGAGCCCAGGAGCTGATCTGTTGCAAGTCCTGACCAAAGCAGTCAAG AGTGCCGAAGCTGCAGCCGAGGCCACCAAGAATATGGAAGCTGGAGCCGGAAGAGCCAGTTATATCAGCTCAGCACGGCTGGAGCAGCCAGACCCCGGGGCGGTGGCAGCTGCTGCCATCCTCCGGGCCATCTTGGAGGTCTTGCAGAGCTAG
- the TKFC gene encoding triokinase/FMN cyclase isoform X5, translating to MLTGVIAGAVFTSPAVGSILAAIRAVAQAGTVGTLLIVKNYTGDRLNFGLAREQARAEGIPVEMVVIGDDSAFTVLKKAGRRGLCGTVLIHKVAGALAEAGVGLEEITKQVNVVAKAMGTLGVSLSSCSVPGSKPTFELSADEVELGLGIHGEAGVRRIKMATADEIVKLMLDHMTNTTNASHVPVQPGSSVVMMVNNLGGLSFLELGIIADATVRSLEGRGVKIARALVGTFMSALEMPGISLTLLLVDEPLLKLIDAETTVAAWPNVAAVSITGRKRSRVAPAEPQEAPDSTAAGGSASKRMALVLERVCSTLLGLEEHLNALDRAAGDGDCGTTHSRAARAIREWLKEGPPPASPAQLLSKLSVLLLEKMGGSSGALYGLFLTAAAQPLKAKTSLPAWSAAMDAGLEAMQKYGKAAPGDRTMLDSLWAAGQELQAWKSPGADLLQVLTKAVKSAEAAAEATKNMEAGAGRASYISSARLEQPDPGAVAAAAILRAILEVLQS from the exons ATGCTGACTGGGGTCATCGCGGGAGCCGTGTTCACCTCCCCGGCAGTGGGCAGCATCCTGGCAGCTATCAGGGCAGTGGCCCAGGCCGGCACAG TGGGGACACTCCTCATCGTGAAGAACTACACTGGGGATCGGCTCAACTTCGGCCTGGCCCGGGAGCAAGCCCGGGCTGAAGGCATCCCGGTGGAGATGGTGGTGATTGGGGACGACAGCGCCTTCACTGTCCTGAAGAAGGCAGGCCGGCGGGGGCTGTGCGGCACGGTGCTTATACACAAG GTGGCAGGTGCTCTGGCTGAGGCAGGTGTGGGGCTGGAGGAGATCACAAAGCAGGTGAACGTGGTCGCCAAGGCCATGG GTACCCTGGGGGTGAGCTTATCCTCCTGCAGCGTCCCTGGTTCCAAACCCACCTTTGAGCTCTCAGCCGACGAGGTGGAGCTGGGCCTGG GGATCCACGGGGAAGCTGGTGTGCGCCGGATAAAG ATGGCAACCGCCGATGAGATTGTGAAACTCATGCTCGACCACATGACAAACACCACCAATGCGTCCCATGTGCCTGTGCAGCCCG GCTCCTCAGTTGTGATGATGGTCAACAACCTGGGTGGCCTGTCATTCCTGGAACTGGGCATCATAGCCGACGCTACCGTCCGCTCTCTGG AGGGCCGCGGGGTGAAGATTGCCCGTGCCCTGGTGGGCACCTTCATGTCAGCACTGGAGATGCCTGGCATTTCTCTCACCCTCCTGCTGGTGGATGAGCCTCTCCTGAAACTGATAG ATGCTGAAACCACTGTAGCAGCCTGGCCTAACGTGGCTGCAGTCTCCATTACTGGGCGGAAGCGGAGCCGGGTAGCCCCTGCCGAGCCCCAGGAGGCCCCTGATTCCACTGCTGCAGGAG GCTCAGCCTCGAAGCGGATGGCACTGGTGCTGGAACGGGTGTGCAGCACCCTCCTGGGCCTGGAGGAACACCTGAATGCTCTGGACCGGGCTGCTGGCGACGGCGACTGTGGCACCACCCATAGCCGTGCAGCCAGAG CGATCCGGGAGTGGCTGAAGGAGGGCCCACCCCCTGCCAGCCCTGCCCAGCTTCTCTCCAAGTTGTCTGTCCTGCTCCTGGAGAAGATGGGAGGCTCATCTGGGGCG CTCTACGGCCTGTTCCTGACTGCGGCTGCCCAGCCCCTCAAGGCCAAGACCAGCCTCCCAGCCTGGTCTGCTGCCATGGATGCCGGCCTGGAAGCCATGCAGAA GTATGGAAAGGCTGCCCCAGGGGACAGGACTATG CTGGATTCTCTGTGGGCAGCAGGGCAGGAGCTCCAAGCCTGGAAGAGCCCAGGAGCTGATCTGTTGCAAGTCCTGACCAAAGCAGTCAAG AGTGCCGAAGCTGCAGCCGAGGCCACCAAGAATATGGAAGCTGGAGCCGGAAGAGCCAGTTATATCAGCTCAGCACGGCTGGAGCAGCCAGACCCCGGGGCGGTGGCAGCTGCTGCCATCCTCCGGGCCATCTTGGAGGTCTTGCAGAGCTAG
- the TMEM138 gene encoding transmembrane protein 138, which produces MLQTSNYSLVLSLQFLLLSYDLFVNSFSELLRKAPVIQLVLFIIQDMAVLFNIIIIFLMFFNTFVFQAGLVNLLFHKFKGTIILTAVYFALSISLHVWVMNLRWKNSNSFIWTDGLQTLFVFQRLAAVLYCYFYKRTAVRLGDPRFYQDSLWLRKEFMQVRR; this is translated from the exons atgCTCCAGACCAGTAACTACAGCCTGGTGCTCTCTCTGCAGTTCCTGCTGCTGTCCTATGACCTCTTTGTCAATTCCTTCTCAGAACTGCTCCGAAAGGCTCCTGTCATCCAGCTTGTGCTCTTCAT CATCCAGGATATGGCAGTCCTcttcaacatcatcatcatcttcctcATGTTCTTCAACACCTTCGTCTTCCAGGCTGGCCTGGTCAACCTCTTATTCCATAAATTCAAAGGGACCATCATCCTGACAGCTGTGTACTTTGCCCTCAGCATCTCCCTTCATGTCTGGGTCATG AACTTACGCTGGAAAAACTCCAACAGCTTCATATGGACAGATGGACTTCAAACGCTGTTTGTATTCCAGAGACTAG CGGCAGTGTTGTACTGCTACTTCTATAAACGGACAGCCGTAAGACTAGGCGACCCTCGCTTCTACCAGGACTCTTTGTGGCTGCGCAAGGAGTTCATGCAAGTTCGAAGGTGA